In the Longimicrobium sp. genome, GCGAGCTCGACGACACGAAGTCGATCCGCGGCTTCATCGTCCCCACCGACACGCCGGGGTTCAGCGCCAAGGACCAGAAGGGGAAGCTCTCGCTCCTCGCCAGCGACACCAGCGAGCTGGTGCTGCAGGACGTGCGTGTCCCTGAAAGCGCGCTGCTGCCGAAGTCCGGCGGCCTCAAGAGCCCGCTGATGTGCCTGACGCAGGCGCGCTACGGCATCGCCTGGGGCGCGGTCGGCGCGGCCATGGCCTGCTACGACGAGGCGCTGGCGTACGCCAAGAACCGCGTCCAGTTCGGCGGCAAGCCCATCGCCGCCACGCAGATCCAGCAGACGCGGCTGGCGGAGATGCTGACGGAGATCACCAAGGCGCAGCTCCTCTGCTGGCGCCTGGGCAACCTGAAGGACCAGGGGACGATGCGGCCCGAGCAGGTCTCCCTCGCCAAGCGCAACAACGTCCACATGGCGTGCGAGTGCGCGCGCGAGGCGCGGCGGCTGCTGGGCGGAAACGGCATCCTGGTCGAGTACCAGGCCATGCGCCACATGGCCAACCTCGAATCCGTGTACACGTACGAGGGCACGCACGACGTCCACGGCCTGATCCTGGGCAACGACATCACCGGCATCCCCGCGTTCTAAGCGCTGCGCTTTTAACTCGAGCGCGACGGCCGGTGTCCTGAGAGGCGCGGCACGGGGTGGAGGCTGGTGCACGGCAAGTGCGTGGGATCATGGGGATCTCACGCACTTCGCGTGTCTTTGAGTCCGGTGCGAGCGATCGCGACGAGTTTCCCGACGGATGGATCGAGAGGCGTGATGCGGGGATGGTTTCGCACGGTGCTGTTCTGGTGCCACCTGGCCACGGGGATCACGGTGGGGCTGGTGGTGCTGGTGATGTCGGTGACGGGCGTGCTGCTGACCTACGAGAAGCAGATGACGCAGTCCGCCAACGCGCGAGCGTACACCGTCGCGCCGCCCTCGCCGGGGGCGCCGCGGCTGGCGCCCGACGAGCTGGTGGCGCGCGTGCGCCGGGTGGAGCAGGGCGAGCCGACGTCCGTCGTCTTCCGCGCGGGCGCCGATCGCCCGGTCGAGGTGGCGTTCGGGCGCGAGAAGACCGTGTTCGTCGACCCGTGGACCGGCGCCGTGCTGGGCCAGGGGGCGGTGAAGCTGAAGAAGTTCTTCGCGGGCGTCACCGGCTGGCACCGCTGGCTGGCCGCCGAAGGCGAGAACCGCAACCGGGCGCGCGCCATCACCGGCGCCTCGAACCTGGGGTTCCTGTTCCTGGTGCTGAGCGGGATCTTCCTCTGGTGGCCGCGCAACTGGTCGCGCCGCGCGGTGCGCAACGTCACCTGGTTCCGCGGCGGGCTGCGCGCCCGCGCGCGCGACTTCAACTGGCACAACACCATCGGCTTCTGGTCCTTCCTCCCGCTGGCCGTGATCGTCGCCTCGGCAGTGGTGATCTCCTATCCGTGGGCCAGCAACGCCGTGTACCGCGCCTTCGGCGAGGACCCGCCCGCGCGCCCCGGTGAGGGTCGCCCCGCGCCGTCCGGCGAGGGTGCTCGCGGCGGCGGCGCATCGGCTGGCGGCGACGTGCTCGCCGGCACCGGCCCGCTGCTGGCGCGCGCGCAGGCGAAGGTCGGCGGCTGGCGGACGATCACCCTGCAGGTGCCGAAGTCGGCGTCCGCGCCCGTGGTTTTCAACATCGACCGCGGTACCGGGGGCCAGCCGCAGAAGCGCGCGTCCCTCACGCTGGGCCGCGCCGGGCGCGAGGTGAAGTGGCAGCCGTTTTCCGCGGGAACGCCCGGCGCGCGGACGCGCTCGATCCTCCGCTTCGCCCACACGGGCGAGGTGCTCGGCATCGCCGGGCAGACGCTGGCGGGGCTGGTCTCGCTCGGCGCGGCGCTGATGGTGTGGACGGGCCTCTGGCTCTCGTTCCGCCGCTGGCGCTCCTGGCGCCACCGCCGCCAGCGCTTCGGCCCCCACGACGAACGCCGCCCCGCGAAGGTCCGCGCGAAAGCCGCGGCGTGAGGTATCCGGGGATAGGAAGGCTTCGGCGCGCTGTGCCGGGGTCCCCGCTTCTTATCCGATCCCCCGTCGATGGATGGAGGCGTCGGGTTGAATCAAACCCAGCATTTCGCTATATTTAGCGTCCGCGGCGGACCCAGCGCCGCGGAGCCCGGCCCGGCCGGAATGGTCCGGGACGGGTTGACAGTGACGGGCAGTTTGGATACATTTCCCGGCCTGTGCTGAAAACGCACCGGTAGCTCAATTGGCAGAGCAGGGGACTCTTAATCCCAAGGTTGAAGGTTCGATTCCTTCCCGGTGCACTCGGCGGTCTCGAGTGTGTAGATCGCTGGACATGCGCCCGTAGCTCAGCTGGATAGAGCGTCTGACTACGGATCAGAAGGTCGGGAGTTCGAATCTCTCCGGGCGCGCCTCATACGAAGCCCCGCCAGCGGTTACGCTGGCGGGGCTTCGCTTGTCCGTGCCGGGTGGACAGGCGACGCGGTCCACGTTGGCGTTCCTGCGGGTCACCCAGCGCATCGCTTCCTCCTTTCCCGGAGAGGGAAACACCCCCGGCGCTACCCGCGCACCAGCGGGTGCACGACGAGACCGACGAGCGCGGCCGCCAGCACGATCAGCGGCTCCGGAACCTTCTTCCGCCAGAGCAGGACGAGGACGATGGCCGCGATCAGGAGGGTGGGGAGATCCACCACGGAGCGGCGGCCGAGCACGACCACGGCCCCGCTGATCGCGCCGATGGCGGCGGCCGTCACCCCGTCCACGAACGCCGCGATCCCCGGCCGCTTCCCGTAGCGCTTGAAGTACGGGGCGGGCAGGATGGTGAGCAGGTAGGCGGGGAGGAAGGTGGCCAGCGCCGCGACGCACGCACCCGCGAGCCCCGCCAGCAGGTAGCCGATGAAGCCGGTGGTGATCACCACCGGCCCCGGCGTGATGAGCGCCACCGCCACGGCGTCCAGGAACTGGTGGTCGGTGAGCCACCCGCGCTCCTTCACCAGCCCGCCATAGAGGAACGGCACGATGGCAAGCCCGCTGCCGAAGACGAACGAGCCCGCGTAGAGGAAGAAGCCGAAGATCCGCCCGAGCATCCCCACATCCGCGCCCGCCACCGCGAGCGGTGCGGCGGGCAACGCCACCGCGGCCAGTCGCCGGGGCGCCCAGCGGCGGGGCGGCGCCTTCGCCAGCCACACGACGACGCCGGCCGCCAGGAAGAGCCAGACGATCTCCGACTCCGTGACGATCGTTACCGCGGCGGAGACGAGGTACAC is a window encoding:
- a CDS encoding acyl-CoA dehydrogenase family protein; the encoded protein is MAKFQGVDYYEIDALLTEEQRMIRDTVREWVDDNLLPVINDAYIGRYLPRQLIPGMAELGVFGANLPEEYGCAGLDNVSYGLIMQELERGDSGIRSFASVQGALCMYPIYAFGSDEQKREYLPRMAAGEVIGCFGLTEPDFGSNPGGMVTRARKTDDGWVLNGAKMWITNGSTANIAIVWAKTGELDDTKSIRGFIVPTDTPGFSAKDQKGKLSLLASDTSELVLQDVRVPESALLPKSGGLKSPLMCLTQARYGIAWGAVGAAMACYDEALAYAKNRVQFGGKPIAATQIQQTRLAEMLTEITKAQLLCWRLGNLKDQGTMRPEQVSLAKRNNVHMACECAREARRLLGGNGILVEYQAMRHMANLESVYTYEGTHDVHGLILGNDITGIPAF
- a CDS encoding PepSY-associated TM helix domain-containing protein, which gives rise to MRGWFRTVLFWCHLATGITVGLVVLVMSVTGVLLTYEKQMTQSANARAYTVAPPSPGAPRLAPDELVARVRRVEQGEPTSVVFRAGADRPVEVAFGREKTVFVDPWTGAVLGQGAVKLKKFFAGVTGWHRWLAAEGENRNRARAITGASNLGFLFLVLSGIFLWWPRNWSRRAVRNVTWFRGGLRARARDFNWHNTIGFWSFLPLAVIVASAVVISYPWASNAVYRAFGEDPPARPGEGRPAPSGEGARGGGASAGGDVLAGTGPLLARAQAKVGGWRTITLQVPKSASAPVVFNIDRGTGGQPQKRASLTLGRAGREVKWQPFSAGTPGARTRSILRFAHTGEVLGIAGQTLAGLVSLGAALMVWTGLWLSFRRWRSWRHRRQRFGPHDERRPAKVRAKAAA
- a CDS encoding chromate transporter, giving the protein MSVAEADETPTEAGAGSAEPVPYSLWELVRYFLRLGTIGFGGPVALIEYMRRDLVEQRRWIPADEYRDGLALSQLAPGPLAAQLATYLGFVHYGVQGATLVSLAFVLPSFLMVVALGWAYVAYGGLAWVQAVFYAVGAAVIGIIAHSACRLTRSSIGADRLRWAVYLVSAAVTIVTESEIVWLFLAAGVVVWLAKAPPRRWAPRRLAAVALPAAPLAVAGADVGMLGRIFGFFLYAGSFVFGSGLAIVPFLYGGLVKERGWLTDHQFLDAVAVALITPGPVVITTGFIGYLLAGLAGACVAALATFLPAYLLTILPAPYFKRYGKRPGIAAFVDGVTAAAIGAISGAVVVLGRRSVVDLPTLLIAAIVLVLLWRKKVPEPLIVLAAALVGLVVHPLVRG